The sequence below is a genomic window from Sorangiineae bacterium MSr12523.
ATCGAGAACGACGCTGGCGCGCGCGCCGAGCACTTCGACGCCTTTGGCGCGCTGTACGAACTGCACCACGTTCGCGCCGCCGGCGATGTCGTGCACACGGGCTACCTCCAGCGCGCGCACCATCGCTTCGGACCATCCGAAAAGTGCGGCGTGGCGCGCCAGATGAAGACGCGCCGCGATTTCCGCACGAACCGGAAGCGCGGGGGCCGCCTCGTCGGTTCCGCTCAGAACGAGGCGCACCGCCCCGCGCCCGTCGCGGGAGGCGACGTGGCCGAGCGGCATGGCTTCCAGCATGGCACGCGCTGCACTTTCGTTCTCATCCGAAGGCGCCTCCTGCGAGGCATCTCCAAAGCATCCAGCGAGTCCAATCGAAGAAATAAGAAGGGCGAGTCTCGCGACTCGCCCCAACAACGAGGGTCGCATCGTATCGGCATACGAAGGACCCCGATGTGTTCTTCCTTGGCGCTACTTCAATTCACCTTCCGCGCGCAGCGGTTGTTGATGCAGATGTAACCCGCACCGGCGCCGCAGCAGTCGGAATCCTGATCGCAGTGCTCGAATTCCTGGGCGCAGCCTTGCGGCTTGTCGGTGCAGACCAGCGCGCCCTTGTCGTTCTGGCGGCAGAAGCCGTTGCAGCATTCGTCGCCGCCCTCGCAGGTCTTGCCGTTGGACTTGCACGGATCGACGACCCAGTAGCCGCGCATGTTGCCCGCGTCGAGTTCTTGCGCGGGCAGGTAGAACGCCGGATGGCTCGGATCCTGTCCAGGGCGCGCGTTCAGATCGATGGCCGCGACCCAGAGCTTCTTGGGCGTCGGCTTGTCGCCCGTGCCCGGCGCGGGGTACGCAAAGCCGTCGGCAACGTTGCCGTACATGCGTCGCGAGGTGAAGACGACCCAGTAGTAACCGCCCGAGGCAATGGGATTCACCGTGGGCTCGTAGTTCATCACCGTGTCGTCCGGGTGCTCGGCATTGGTCGGCAGGTAGCCCGTGCCGTTGAGCGCTTTGAGTGCCACCGCCTGTCCCGCCGTGTTGGTGTACCAAAGCTCCGCCTGCGCCTTCTTCCACGTGGCCAGCGGCGAGCCGCCCTCGGGAAGCTTGACCACGTTGTGGAAGATGACGCCGGTGTTGTCCGGCAACCAGGCGGGCCATCCGACGGTGCGCTGCGGGTTGTTGTAAATCACCTTCAGCCCCGAGAAGGCGAAGCTCCCGCACGACGGGCCGGCGCCGCCGCCACCCGCACCGCAGGCGAAGTCCATGATGGCGATGGAATGGCCGTCGCCCGCGTTGGAGCCGTGCGGCCCCGCCGTCCAATAGTTGAACGCGACCTTCTTGCCGTCGGGCGAGAACGCGGGGGTGACCGCCTGCCCGATGACCCCGTCGAAGCCCGACGCCGAGACCGCATTGCCATTGTCGCGCCGGAACACGCGCGAGTCGCCACTGAAGGCTTCCTGCGTATGCCCCGAGCTTTGCAGCGCGTACGTTCCGTCGTTGGAGACGCCGGACCAGAGGAACTTGCGATTGTTCGTCGTTCCATCGGGGGCGTTGTTGACGTAATCGGCAATCTTCGCGTTCGTCTTCAGATTGTACGAGAGGCCATTTTTGTATTCCGAGGGATGGTCCTTGTCCTTGTTCCAGATCTGCGCGAACAAGGTGGAGCCGTCGCCCGAAACCGTGTGGCAAACGATGCACTCGTTCTTGCTGCCCTCTCCGAGTGCCAGCACCGGTTGGGTTTGGCCAGGCCGAATGGCGAGCACGCCCGCGCTGCTCGGTTGGTTCTCCAGGCGGGTCGCCAACTTCGTATCGTAAGAATTGTAATAGACAGTGCCTTTGAGGGCGCCGGGCGCAATCGTCCAAGTTCGTTTGACGGTGCCGTACGTCTTGGTGCCGTCGTCGATCTTGATCTCGACGGTCAGCGGATCGCCGGTATTTCCATAGGTGGCCTTGTCCCATGCCGCCTGCCAGATCGGTTGATTGATCAAGCCGTTGCCGGAGGAGAATCCTTCGAACTCGAAACCGTTCTCCTTGAGGTGAATGTAAACGGCTTTGACGTTCTTGGACGACTGCCACTGAAGAAGTGGCGCGAACAGGCCGCGCGGCCAAACCGTCTTGTCGTAGGGGTAGAGGCCGATGAAGTCGGGCGCGTTGGTGGGGGTTCCCTGCAGACGGCCCTTGGTGGGCGCATCGACCGGGCCGCCGATGCCGCTGCCGCCGACGGGGTTCCCCGTGGGAAGTCCGTTCTCCGGTTTGCCGTTTTGCGTGATGCGCAGGCGGACCGTCACCGCGGTGGACGCTTGGTAGAGACGGTCGCCTTGGGGTTGGTATCGCCCCGTGACGTGGACCACGCCGCTCATGGCTCGCGCCAAGGTGTTGCTCGGCGTGAAGATGCCATTGTTGTCGACCGTACCGAGTTCGCCACGGTCGAGCGACCAGGACGCAATGACGTCCTGCTGTCGCCATTTACCCTGGAACTTCAATGTGGCTGGGGTGACGGTGACCTTTTCTTGGTCGATGGCAATGTCGATCGTCTGATCGCGCGGTGTGATGGCGAAGTCACCGTCGGTGCCGGTACCGCCGCCGTTGCCGCCACCGTCGCCGAATCCGCCGCCGGGATGTCCGTCGGGAAGCGAGCCGTCGGGGGGGCCTGGATCACCAAATTCCGAGTCATTGTTGCTGCCGCAACCCGGCACCCAGGCGACGGCCATGACCGCCAAAATTGCCAATAGGAGCGCCAAACTTAAGCGTCGAGCCATGCCATTATCCTTCTCCCCGGGCCTCGCCCAGACGTCCAAAGACGCGCGTGACCGCGCATACTCAAATCAATTTTTCACTCATTACGTTAGCGACATTCGCCCTGCAAGCGCCCGCAGATGCGTGGCGCGAAATAACGATGGCCGATGTCGCGTGCATCCGTGTGTTGGATCGCGCTCGGCGCTCCGCATTGCGCAAAGTTGGTCCTCGCGTGCGTCCACCCCGGACCCGAAATGGTTCTCCCGCGCTGCTCGGGACGGGATCTGCTAATACCGCCTGCGTGAAGAAGAGCAGGCTGCCCATAAAAATTCGAAGAATGGCGTCATGATCGCCGTGCTGGCGGAAAAGCCTGCCGTCGCGCGGGATCTGGCGCGTGTGCTCGGGGCAACGTCGCGCGGCGAGGGCTTCCTGCGGGGCGGCAACTACGTGGTGACGTGGGCGGTGGGCCATTTGGTCGCGCTCGCCGAGCCGCATCAAATCGATGACCGATGGCGCTCGTGGCGATTGGCCGATCTGCCCATGCTGCCGAAGGACTGGCCGCTGACGGTGCTGGAGGGCACGCGCGATCAGTTCGAGGTGGTGCGGGGCATTCTCAACTCGCGCGAGGTCGACGGCGTGGTGTGCGCCACCGACGCGGGGCGCGAGGGGGAGCTCATTTTCCGATACGTGTACGAGGCGGCGAAATGCCGCAAGCCGGTGAAGCGGCTATGGCTTTCGTCGCTCACGCCGGATGCCATCTCGCGGGCGTTTCGCGAGTTGAGGCCGGGGGCGGCGTTCGATTCGCTGGCGCGGGCTGCGCGGGCGCGGAGCCGGGCCGACTGGCTCGTGGGCATGAATCTGTCGCGGGCGTACACGGTGACGCACGATGTTCTGTATTCCGTGGGGCGGGTGCAGACGCCGACGTTGGCCATGGTGGTGGCGCGCGAGCTGGAGATTCGCGCGTTCGTGCCCGAGGATTACCTGGAAATCGTGGCCACGTTCGGGAAGGCGGACGCGGACATCGACTACCGCGGGCTGCTGTTCAAGGTGGTGCAGGCCACGGAAGGGGATCGGGCGAAGCCGAAACGCGAGGCGGTGCGGTTGCCGCCCGACGGGGCGGAGGCCGAGCGGATCCTCGAGCGCGTGCGCGGTGGCGAGGCGCGGGTCGAGTCGGTGGAGCGCGAGAACCACGCGATGCCCCCGCCGCGGTTGTACGATCTGACGGAGCTGCAGCGCCACGCGAACCGGCTTTTCGGCATGAGCGCGCAACGTACGCTCGATGTGGCGCAGGCGCTTTACGAGCGGTGGAAGTTGATTAGCTATCCGCGAACGGACAGTCGGGCCCTTTCGAGCTCGGTCGCCGCGACGCTGCGCGGGATCGTGGACGCGATTGCCCCCGCGTACGAAGGCCTGCTGGCACCGGGCACGGGGCAGCGTCCGCTGGGCCGGCGTTTCGTGGACGATGCGGCGGTGACCGATCACCACGCGATCATTCCGACGACGGTGGTGGCGGATCGCGATGCGTTGTCGCGGGAGGAGGCGAACATTTACGATTTGGTTTGCCGGCGGCTGCTCGCGGCATGGCACGAGGATCATCGGTACGCGACGACGACGGTGGTGACGGCGGTGAAGTCCGCCGAGAACGTGGATCGCTTCATGACGACGGGAACGTCGGTGGAGCAGGTCGGATGGAAGGTGCTCGATCGCAAGGGGACGAGGCCTGCAAAAGAGGAGCAGGCGCCGACGGTGCCGCCGGGGCTGGCGCAGGGCATGGCGGTGTCCGTGGAGAAGGTGGAGGCAAAGCCCGGAAGGACGCGGCCGCCGGACCGCTACACCGACGCGACGTTGTTGACGGCGATGGAGAGCGCAGGCCGCACGATCGAGGACAAGGAGCTGTCCGAGGCGATGCGCGAGTCCGGGCTGGGCACCCCCGCGACGCGGGCGGCAACGATCGAGACGCTGCTTGCGCGCGAGTACCTCGAACGGGACAAGAAGGTACTCCACGCAACGGATCGCGGGATTGCGCTGGTGGAGGCGGTGCATCCGCGGGTGAAGAGTCCCGTGCTCACGGGGGAGTGGGAGCGGGAGCTGCGGCGGATGGAGAGAGGGGAAGGCGATTTCGAGAGGTTCATGCAGGGCATCGAAGCTTTCGTGACCGAGGTGACGGGCAAGGTCCGGGCCGCGGGCCCGAGTCCGGATCGGAATCCGAGTCCGACTCCGAATCTGAATCTGAATCCGAATCTGAATCTGAATCCGAATCTGAATCCGAATCCGACTCCGACTCCGACTCGGAATCCGACCCCGAACCGGAGTCCCCGGTCGAGGGAGCTTCCGGCGCTGCTGCGCGACGTGTTCGGCTTCGGAGCATTTCGCCCGTACCAGGAGGAGGTCTGCCGAACGGCGACGTCGGGCAAAGACGTCCTCCTCGTCATGCCCACCGGATCGGGAAAGTCGCTTTGTTACCAATTGCCCGGGTTGGCGCGGGGCGGGACGACGTTGGTCATCAGCCCGCTGATTGCCCTGATGGAAGACCAAGTCGCGAAGTTGAAAGCGCTCGGCCTCGCGGCGGAGCGGATCCACTCGGGGCGCGATCGGGAGGCATCGCGGAGTGCGTGCCGGGCGTATTTGGATGGCGCGCTCGACTTTCTCTTCATTGCGCCCGAAAGGCTGCGCGTGCCCGGTTTTCCGGAGATGCTCGCGCGGCGAAAGCCCGCACTCATCGCCGTGGACGAGGCGCATTGTATTTCGCATTGGGGCCACGATTTTCGGCCGGATTATCGGCTGTTGGGGGAGCGATTGCCCCTTTTGCGTCCTGCCCCCGTGATGGCCCTCACCGCGACGGCGACACCGCTGGTGCAAGAGGATATCGCGACCCAATTGGGGCTGACGTCGCACGCGGCGTTCATTCACGGCTTTCGGCGAACGAACCTGGCCATCGAGGTCATCGAAAAGAACCCCAAGGACCGCACAGCCGCCGTGGCAAAGCTCCTCGCCAAGCCTGCCCGGCGACCCGCGATTCTGTACGCGCCCACCCGCAAGGACACCGAGGCGCTCGCGAAAACCCTTGCGCGATCGGCAGGATTTCCCGTGGCTGCGTACCACGCGGGCCTGCCCCCCGCCGATCGCGCGAAGGTGCAGACCGCGTTTCTCGGGGGCAAACTCGAGGCCGTGGTCGCGACCATTGCCTTTGGCATGGGCATCGACAAGCCGGACGTGCGAACCGTCATCCACACGGCCCTTCCGGCGTCCCTCGAAGGCTATTACCAGGAGATAGGCCGCGCGGGGCGCGATGGAAAGCCATCGCGCGCGGTCTTGTTCGGGTCGTTCGTCGACCGCAAGATGCACGAGTTCTTCCTCGATCGCGATTACCCCCCGCTCGACATCGTGCAACGCCTCTTCGATGCGCTGGCCGAGGGGCCGCGGCCGAAGGCGTGGCTCGCGACGCAGGTGCCCGAGACGCAGTTCGAGAAGGCGCTGGACAAATTGTGCGCGCAGGGCGCGGCGATCCTCGAGGCCGACGACACCGTGCGGCGGGGCAAGGGCGGCTGGGAGCGCGCGTACGAAGCGCAGCGAAAGCACCGCGCGGCGCAGATCGAGGCGATGCATCGGTACACGGAGAAGCACGTTTGCCGCATGCTGCAGCTGGTCCGCCACTTCGGCGACGAGCAGGACGACGGCGAGGTGTGCGGGCTCTGCGACGTCTGCGCCCCGAAGGACGCGATTGCGGCCCGCTTTCGCGAGCCCACGGCCGCCGAGCAGCGCGCGGCGGAGCGCGTGCTGGACGCCTTGCGCCAGCGCGATGGTCTCACCGTCGGGCAGATCCATCGCGAGGTCTTTGCCTCGAGCAAGTCGATGGACCGCTCCTCGTTGGAGCACGTCGTGGGCGGGCTTGCGCGCGCGGGCTTGGTTTCCCTGGCCGACGACTCGTTCGAGAAAGATGGAGAGACCATTGCCTTCCAGCGCGTGCACCTCGTGGGCCGCGCGCCGGGGCCGCCGGCGTGGGAGGTGCGCGCCGCGCCAACGCGTACGGCCCCAACACGCGTGGCCGCACGCAAGAAGCGCAGCAAGAAGAAGGGACGGCGGCCTCCGCGACGGCCGCCCTAACCCCTACTTGCGCGTGATGGTCAGATCGATCCGCCGGCCCATGGCCAGCGCGAAAAACGCGCTGCCCTCGCGGCCGGCGAAGGAGCCCCCGATGGCGAACACGTCCCCGTGGAGCCCGTCGTGCGTGGCGTCGGGCGAGACGGTGGACACGATGTGAAGCCGCGTGACGGCGGCCGTCGCCACGAAAGAGCGCGCGCGGATGAGCACCAAGGTGCGCTGGATGCCATCGCGGAGGGCGGACGACGGGCTGCCCGTCACGTGCGTGTCGACCAGATGACCCGTGTCGTCGATCTCGAGTGCCACGTCCGCGGTGCCGGCCGATCCGAATGGAACCCGGGTCCAGCTCGCATCGCCGCTGGCGGCCTGCGGAAAGGCCCGGGTGAACGCCGTGGCGAGGTCGACGACACCCCGCTCGCCGACGGCCCCGAACAGCGGCGGTGCGCTTGCCTCGCCGCCGGCCGCGGGCGCGTCCGACGCCTGCGCCTTCGATGTCGTCGACACCGGTTCCGCTCGCGCAGGCCGCGGGGCGCGCGCCGGCGAAGGCTTCGCGGCGGCGGGCGAGGCGCTCGTGGATTCTTCTGCCCTCTCGGGATCCAGCTCCGGGATCTCGAACGTCTCACCCGCGAAATTCGGCGGCGGATCCGCCTCCGCCGCGGGATCGTGCGCCGTGCCCAGCCCCAACACGACAGCCCCGGCCGCGACGTGGATCGCGAGCGAGAGGACCATGAATGCCGGGGGATGCGAACGAGACACGCTATAAGCTTAGACCTTATGACCCGCCTTGCAGGTTGCACGATTCCGCTGTTTTCGCTTCGAACCCATCGAAGCTGGGGCATTGGGCAAATTTCGGATCTGGTACCCACCGCCAAGTGGCTCCTCACCGGCGGCATGCGGCTGCTTCAAATTTTGCCGCCGTACGAGCTCTGCGAAGGGGAAACGAGCCCGTATGGCGCGCGCACCGCATTCGGCATCGATCCCGTTTACATCGACCTCGCGGATGTCGAGGACCTCGGCGATCCCGAGGCCCTGCTCGACGAGGCCGGCCGCCGCGAGCTGGCGCGCGTGCGTGACGCATCGCGCGTCGACTACGCCGCCGTGCGCGCCCTCAAGGCCGGCGTGCTGCGGCAAAAATTCGCCCATTTCTACGAGCACGAGTGGCTGCGCGGGACCGCGCGCGGTCAGGAGCTGCGCACCTTCATCGAGCGCGAGCGCGATTGGGAAGACGATCTCGCGCTCTACGTGGCACTGCGCGAGTCGCACCAGCAGCACGCGTGGGATCTCTGGCCCGAGGGGGAACGCAACCGCGATCCCGAGGCACTCGCGGCCAAGAGCCAGCAGCTCGCGCCGCGCATCCTCGAGCATCAGTACGGGCAGTGGATGGCCCACCGGCAATGGCAGCGCGCCCGCGTGGGCCTGACGGAGCTCGGCGTCGAATTGATGGGCGATCTGCCCTTCGTCGTGGGGCACGAAAGCGCGGACGTGTGGTCGCACGCGCATCAATTCCGCAAGGACGTGACGTTGGGCGCGCCGCCCGATGCTTTCTCGCCCGAGGGCCAGGATTGGGGCCTTCCCGCGTACGACTGGGCGGCCATGGACGCGGACGATCTCGGCTGGCTGGTCGCGCGCACGCGCCACGCGGCCAAGCTGTACGATCGGTTCCGGCTCGATCACGTCGTCGGCTACTTCCGCATGTTCGTCACCCCCAAGCAGGGGCACATTTCCAAGGGCACCTTCGATCCGGCCACCGAAGCGGGGCAGATCGAGCGCGGGCGAGGCCTGCTCCGGCGCATGGCCGACGAGGCGCACCCGGCCAAGCTCATCGCCGAAGATCTCGGCAAAATTCCCGATTTCGTGCGCGAGGCGCTGCGCGATCTGGAGATGCCCGGCTACCGCGTCATCCCCTGGGAGCGCGATTACGTGCGCCACGTGTACCGCACGCCCGACGAGTTCCAAGAGGTGAGCGTGGCCTCGTGGAGCACGCACGATACGGCGCCGATCACGAGCTGGTGGAACGAGTTGCAAGCGTGGGAGCGCGAAGGGCTTTCGGAGGTCGCCGGCATCAAGCCCACGGCACGGGAGGACGAGCGCTGGCTCGGGCTGATGCGCAGCCTGCTGCATGCACGCTCGGATCTCACCTTGGTCCTCGGCGCGGAGATCCTGAACGAGGACGTGCGCATCAACACGCCGGGCACGGTCGGTCCGGAAAATTGGACCTACCGACTGCCCAAGCCGGTGGAAGATCTGGAGCGCGACCCCATCGTTGGATCCCGCATGGGAGCCCTTCTCGCCTTGGCCAAGTCGTCCGGACGCATCGAATGAGCGCAGGAAGCCCGTTTCCCGAGGGGGCGACGCCGCTTCCGGGCGGCACCAATTTCGCGCTCTACTCCGAATCGGCGACGGCGGTTTCCGTGTGCCTCTTCGACGAGGGCGGCACTCAGGAAAGGCGCGTCGCGCTCGAGCACCGCACCGGCCACGTGTGGCACGGCTTCATCGAGGGCGTGGGGCACGGCCAGCGCTACGGCTTCCGCGTCGATGGCCCGTGGGAGCCGAGCCGCGGCCAGCGCTTCAACGCGAACAAGTTGCTCGTCGACCCGTACGCGCGGGCCCTCGAGGGCAAGGTCAGCTACCGCGGCGGGGCCATCTACGATCACGCACCTGGTCAGGTGGGAGCCGTGCCCCGCGACGACACGGACAGCGCGCCGTTCGTGCCCAAGGGCATCGTCATGAACGAGCCCTTCGACTGGGCGGGCGACGCTCCGCTGCGCACGCCCTGGCGGGACACGGTGATTTACGAGGCGCACGTGAAAAGCCTCACCTTTCGCCACCCGGACATCGAGCCCGCCCACCGCGGCACCTACCTGGGCGTGGCCAGCGAACCGATGATCGCGCACCTGCGCGGGCTGGGTGTCACCGCCATCGAGCTGATGCCCGTCCACGAGGTGGCCGACGAGCCAAGCGTCGCCCGGCGCGGTCAGAAGAATTACTGGGGCTACTCGACGCTGGGCTACTTCGCGCCCGATCAGCGCTTTGCCACGCGCCCCGGCGAACAAGTGCGCGAGTTCAAGGCCATGGTCAAGGCGCTGCACGCCGCCGGCATCGAGGTGATTCTCGACGTCGTGTACAACCATTCCTGTGAGGGCGACGAAACCGGGCCGACTCTGTTTTTGCGCGGCATCGACAATCGCGTTTATTACAAATTGCGCGAGCATGGTGCGCGCACGGTCGATTATACCGGTTGCGGAAATACCCTGCAGGTGGAGCACCCGCAGGTGCTCAAATTGATTTGCGACAGCCTCCGTTATTGGGTGCAGGAAATGCACGTCGACGGCTTCCGCTTCGATTTGACGACCACGTTGGGTCGAGAAGGGGCGGACTTTCGGCGCCACGCGGCGTTCTTCCGCACCATCTTCCAAGACCCGGTTCTCTCGCGGGTTAAGCTCATTGCCGAGCCTTGGGATCTCGGTCCCGACAGCATGCAGCTCGGGCATTTTCCAGGGCGATGGCGCGAGTGGAATGCGCGTTTTCGCGATGGAATGCGGCGTTTTTGGAATGGCCACGAAAAATCGCTCTCCGATTTGGGCTACCGCCTCACCGGTTCGAGCGATCTCTTTCACACCCCGGCGCGCACGCCTTCGACGAGCATCAACTTCATCACCGCGCACGATGGTTTCACCTTGCGCGATTTGGTGAGTTACACGCGCAAACACAACGACGCCAATGGCGAGAACAGCCGCGATGGCTCGAACGACAATTTGAGCATGAACTTCGGTGTCGAGGGCGAGACCGACGATGCCATGTTGATTGCGGCGCGCGGGCGGCAAATACGCAATTTCCTGGCCATGCTTTATCTGACGCCGGGCGTGCCCATGATTACGTCGGGCGACGAAATACGGAAAACGCAAAAGGGTAATAACAATCCTTACGTGCTCGACGACGATACGTCGTATTTGAATTGGGCACTCGACGACGAGGCGCGTGCGTTGCGCGATTACTGCGGGGCGCTGGCTCGGCTTCGCAAACGTTTTCCCGCGCTCCGGCGCGACACGTTCTTCGACGGTGGCGACATCGTCTGGCTCGATGCCGATGGGCACCCCATGCAGCTCGAAGATTGGGGCTCTCCCGAGTTCATGGCCCTCTCGGCGGTGATGAAACCCGTGCGCGAGGACCCCGAGGCGGTCCTTTGCTTCGTTTTGAACGGCGACAAAGCCGAGGTCGCATTTCGCTTGCCAAGCTTTCCGCGGGAAGCGCAAGACCCGGGCGGGCCGTCTGACAAAAAGAAAAGTGAGAGCTCCGGCAAACTCGAGGGTGGCTGGCGTGTGCTGGTCGACACCCGGCGGCGCGACGCTTGCGCGGAAAATGACGCGTTTTTGCAAGCGGGCGCAACCTACACGATGCCACCGCGATCTTTTGCGTTGCTCATCGGGTCGAAGCCGCTTGGGCCAAGGTCAGGGATGCGCTAAAAATCCAAACTGAATGACTGCCGTCGCGCCGTTGAACGAAGAGCACGCCGTGGCCGAGGTCCTCGCAGGCCGCTACGAGCTTTTGGGCCTGGTGGGGACCGGTGGGATGGGAAGCGTTTACCGAGCGCGCGACCTGGAGCTCGATGAGGTCGTCGCCCTCAAGGTGCTCCGGCGCGAGCTGGTGAACACACCGGAAATGCTCGCCCGATTTCGCCAAGAGGTGAAGCTTGCCCGCCGCGTCACGCACGTGAACGTGGCCCGCACGTTCGACATCGGGGAACACCACGGTGAGAAGTTTTTGACCATGGAGTTCATCGATGGGACGTCCCTCGCCGAGCTCCTGTACGAGCGCGAGGAGCTTTTTCCGCTGTCGCGCGTGGTCGATATCGGCCTGGCGATTTGCGCAGGCCTCGAGGCCGCGCACCGTGCGGGCGTGGTCCATCGCGATTTGAAGCCGGACAACGTGCTCGTCACCAAGGACGATCGCGTGGCCATCACGGACTTCGGCATCGCGCGTGCGGTGCTGAGCGCGCACGTGACCATGGGCGCGCCCGTGGGAACGCCGGCGTACATGGCACCCGAGCAGGTCGAGGGGCTCACCGTCGATCACCGAGCAGATTTGTATGCGCTGGGCGAGATTCTCTACGAGCTTCTCACCGGCGTGACGGCATGGTCGGGCGAGTCGATCTTCCAGGTGGCCGCGCAGCGTCTCCTGAAGCCGCCGCCCGATCCGCGGGCGCACCGGCAGACGGTGCCCATCGGGGCCGCGCAGATCGTCATGCGCTGCATGGCGCGCAAGCCCGAGGATCGCTACGCCTCGGCGACCGAGGTGGCGACGGCGCTGTCGACGTTGACCATTCCGGTCGCGCCCGCGGCACCTCCGCGCGCGCCCAAACCGCAGCCGGCGGCGCGTCCGTCGATGCCGGGGTTGCTCGAGACGCCGCCCGGCGACAAAAAGGTCGCCGTTCTGCCGTTCCAGAACGGCGGGCGTCCCGAAGACGAGTACCTCGCGAGCGGCCTCACGGAGGACTTGATCGACACCTTGTCGGTCATGGACGGCATCCGCGTGCGTCCGCTGGGTGCAGTCATCAGTGCGCGCGGGCGTTCGTCGGATTCGCGTGAGGTGGGGCGCGAGCTCGGTGTGCAGGTCGTCGTCGAGGGATCGCTTCGCCGCATCGGCGACATGCTGCGGGTGAGCGCGCGCATCGTGAGCGTGGGCGACGGGTTTCAGCTCTGGGCTTCGCGCTTCGAGCGGCCCGAAGCGGATTTTCTCAAGGTTGGCGACGAGATCGCCTGTGCCATCTCGCGGGCGCTGAGCATCGAGCGGCCCGAGGGCAATCGGCAGACGATCGAGGACCCCGTTGCGTACGATCTGTACCTGCGGGCGCGGCACGAGCTTCACCGCTACTCGCCGGAAACCACGCAGCGGGCCATCGAGTTGTTCCAGCAAGCGCTGGAGCGGCGGCCGGACGATGCGACCATTCTTTCGGGCTACGCGCTCGCGCGCCTGAAGGAGTACCTGTACTCGGACGGCGAGGTGAGCGGCGATGCCACGCGGCTCGCGGCGGAACGGGCCATTGCGCTGGCGCCCGATTTGGCGGAGGCGCGCTTGGCCGCGGGGTGTGTCGCGTTCGCGTTCGGGGACTCCGAGCGCGGCGCCCATGACATCCGCGATGCCGTGCGCTCGGGAAAGCGTCTGGCGGATGCGCACGATATGTACGGGCGCATCGCGGTGGAGTGCGACCGCATCGACACGGCGCTGGAGCATCTGT
It includes:
- a CDS encoding protein kinase; translation: MTAVAPLNEEHAVAEVLAGRYELLGLVGTGGMGSVYRARDLELDEVVALKVLRRELVNTPEMLARFRQEVKLARRVTHVNVARTFDIGEHHGEKFLTMEFIDGTSLAELLYEREELFPLSRVVDIGLAICAGLEAAHRAGVVHRDLKPDNVLVTKDDRVAITDFGIARAVLSAHVTMGAPVGTPAYMAPEQVEGLTVDHRADLYALGEILYELLTGVTAWSGESIFQVAAQRLLKPPPDPRAHRQTVPIGAAQIVMRCMARKPEDRYASATEVATALSTLTIPVAPAAPPRAPKPQPAARPSMPGLLETPPGDKKVAVLPFQNGGRPEDEYLASGLTEDLIDTLSVMDGIRVRPLGAVISARGRSSDSREVGRELGVQVVVEGSLRRIGDMLRVSARIVSVGDGFQLWASRFERPEADFLKVGDEIACAISRALSIERPEGNRQTIEDPVAYDLYLRARHELHRYSPETTQRAIELFQQALERRPDDATILSGYALARLKEYLYSDGEVSGDATRLAAERAIALAPDLAEARLAAGCVAFAFGDSERGAHDIRDAVRSGKRLADAHDMYGRIAVECDRIDTALEHLSAALSIEPRTFVSRGEMARAYELSGKPQIADELLAALPPDPQTHVVYWLVRARIIFWRRDYATARALLADEGPTGPIFPGRGILMSMEDDKAFDEQLEFLDARARAGSGALRRTAMFRQIKAEVLCFRGDEDGALAALADADRAGLFDIAWCNRCPLLDPLRKRPEFQELVFRVGERAAKVRAAMGLT